DNA sequence from the Terriglobia bacterium genome:
GATCTCAACGTGCCGGCCGGGACGCTTGTAGTTCCCGTCGACCAGCCGCTGGGACGCCTCGCTTTGATGCTGCTGGAGCCCCGCTCCGAAGACAGCCTGGCGTATTGGGGCCTGATGGAGGATCTGCTCAGACAGAATCCGCAGGTGTACCCGGTACTGCGAACTTCGGAGGCCATCAGCGGAAAATAAATAACCGGACAGAAAAGCGCCAAGCCGCCGGAAAAGCCTGGTCATTCTGGCGTCTTGGGGCCTTGGCGGTCATATCACGCCGGTCAGCTCTGGATTATGGCCGGTTTGTACCGAGACTCATGAGGATGCCTTCCAGAACCAGCCAGATGCCGGCCAGGAAAAGACAGATGCGCGCGATCTGGCGGAAGGCCTCCATCCTGGTAAGCGGGCTGATAAGCGCAAGAGGGGCAAAATAAACCGCCGTGCCTGCGAAGAACGCCCAGAAGTAAAAGAGGGCGCTCGGTATGGATGGGCTTGTGGCCGCCCCGGCAATCGCAGCGCCAAAGGGAGGGCACAGATTCAGCCCGGTAAGCAATCCCAGCGTCAGGGAAAAAAGACGCGAGTTGCTGATTCTTCCCTGCACCGGGCACCACTTCAGGCCGGCGGCATCCGTCATGAATCCGAAAAGGATCAGCACCACACCCATGAAAATCCGTATGGCGCCATAAATCGTGGCGCTGATGCTGTGAAGCAGCAAGGTTCCCAGGATTCCGACGGCAATACCGATGAGGCTGTACCCCGCAAGCCGGCCCAGCAAAAACAATCCCACGGTCCGAGCACTACCACGCCAGCCGGAGTGTTTTTCAGAGGCGACCAACGGAAGAAAAACCGGTGAGCAGTATCCCAGGCAAGCCGGCCCCATGGATAATCCCAAGAGAAACGCTTCGGAGAGTCGGGCCAGCATTTGCGGAGCTTCAGTTAGGGTTTGACACGAGCAGGGGCATCAGGAACGGCCTCCCGCCTGGCGCAGGTTGCTCTCTCTGATCCTCGGGCACGGCACGGCTGTAGAGGGTCAAACCGCCGTCTGGGCCAGAATGCAGCATCATGGAAGGGTGGCGCGAATCGGCCAGTCCGGCCAGAACATAATATTGCCAGTCGCCCTTTGCCGGATCCCCGAGCTGCTCCATGGGCAGGGCGGCGGTGAGGCTGGTTTCGCTGGCGCGGCGTTTCGTGCCTCCGCTTTTTCCGCTCTCCGGCGCATAAGAGTAGTCAACATAGAGACCCAATCCCCGCGCGACCAGATTCCCGTCGACGTCGAAGATGCGAGCTTGATCGTGGAAGCCGTCGATGATCACCTGGTAGTCCCATCCATGACCCCCGAAATCGACCTGCGCAACTTTATCCGAGGCAATCGGACCCGATGTCTTGCCCGGCACCTTGATGTAGACGTGGATGGCCGTCAGGCTGAACTTCCAGGCCGAATTCTGCGGATCGGGCAATTGCCCCTCAAAATCAAAGCTGAGGTTCAAGCGGGGCTCGATTCCCATCCCGGACAACGGACGGAAGGCCACTTTCTTCACGCTGAATCTATGGATCGCCAGCGCTCTTTGGAGGATACCGACATCCACCTGGGGCAGCGGCTCGATAACCTGGCTCGAGAAGGCGTCGAACTCTGCAATCGCATAGCCGCCGGCGAGATTGGGAGTCGGATGTACCCCTGCGGATCGCAGCCACGTTGAAAATGATCCGCTGAAGACAAAGGCCATGGGAACCCCGATGCAAACCACGAGAATGGATAGGATCATCATCAGGTTGCCAGGCCACGATTTGCGAGGCGCAGATCCTTGTTTCATGCCTCAGATCCCCAGGGAAAACTTAAGCAACCGCGACACGGAATCGACAAAGTAATTGGATGCCATGACCGTCCCCACTGCGAAGATCCCGAAAATGAATACAATGTCTGGATCCCATAACTCTCTCCCCAGTCTCCTCCAGAAGCCCGGCCGGGCAGCCGATTGCGCCGCTAACTGCCCCTTAGAGACAAAAGGAACGCCGCGCGTGCTGTAACCGATCGCGCCCTCTGGACAACTCTCGATGCAGGCGCCGCATTTGCTGCAGCCGATTGAGGGCTCTCCCTTGGTGAGCGAATCTCTCGTCAGCGAGAACGTGGGACACGCCTCGATGCAACGATTGCACTCCTTGCAGATGCCGGTATCGATCTTGAGCGCGAAGAGATTGATCTTGCTGGTGCAGCTCAGGAAGGCGCCCATCGGACAGAACAGGCCGCATTGAATTCTCTTTTTGGAGATCAGGGGCAGAAACACGGCTAGCAGAACCCACAGGCTCACGAACATGAAAGTCTGAATCACCCGGATAAAAGAATTCACTTCGATGAACTCGCTGCTGGTTTTGAAGGGGCAAAGCCAGAAGCAGTAGGTCGGGCTCATGGTCGCGAAGGAGTGCAATATGATGAAGGCCAGCAGGCCGAAGGAGAAGTATCGCACCGTCGGTTTGAGCGCCCTGATCTTCCACCTTCTCGTGCGCGCCAGCCAGGCAAACAGCTCATCCTGCCCTCCGAAAAAGCAGCCCCAGGAGCAGAAAGCGCGGCCGAAAACGAGGCCGATGGCGGCGACCAGCAGTATCATGGTCCCTGCGCCCGCAAAGGAGGTCGGAAAGATGATTTCCTTCTTGAACAGGAGAGGAAGGATGAGCATGGGAACCACAATGTGGCACATGGGGGCCTGCGAATAGAGGGCCTCGCGATCGAGCAGCCACATGTGCCCGCGGTCGCCGGCAGTCATCCACACGAATGAAATGGCGAAGGCAACGGCGTAGGCGGCGAAAAATATGCGGCGCCAGCGATGGATATGTCCCGTGTAAAGGATCAGGAACAGGATGACACAGAAGAAGGCCAGCGTGCCGCCGTTGAGAATCGAGCTCCTGAGATCCGTGAAGCTGCCTCGTGCAAAAGCGAAAAAGGAAGCGAACAGGAGGAACAGCAAAGTGACTACCGATGCGGCCGGGAGGCCCTTGCGATAATACAGGTCCATCGGGGTGCCGGACGAAGCCATGCTGAAATGCCCTTCAATGCGGAGGGGATTATAGCCTATTGCGGTGACTAAACCTGCAACAATGTTCGGCGCGCTATGGAGCACGGCGGCCTGCCGCCGCTCCATGGAGCCAAAGCACCGGGCGCTTCAGGAGTGCGGCGATCAGCCGACTGCAGGAAGCTGCCTCGTAGTGAGCACATCCAACGGTGTCAGACGCCGGATCTGGTCGGGCGCGAGTGTGACTTGTGCGCGCGGCGATCCGTCCGCGGTGACGAACTCGACCTCGTAAGCCAGAGAGAGCTGCGTGTACACGTCAACAACCGTGCCCACGTCGCCGGCGCGAATTCCATCCTCGGGGATGTCCACCGTGGCCACTACCGTTTCGAGTAACTGAAGTTCTTCCACCTGTGTCCTCCATGTTCGAGGGTGCAGGCAGGATCATTACCAGCTCAACTTCTATGCTGTTTATGCCTCCAGCTTACATCGAAGAGCCCGGAATAGGAAAGGAATATCCTGCGCTCCCCGGCCGCGATCCGGAGGGCAGGGGCACGAGACCCCTTGGTGATGCCGGCGGCGCGCTCACGCAACCTCCATTTTCGAAACAGTATCTGTAATCTTAGAGTCCCGGCGTCTTTGCGTCCCGGCGGTAATGAGGCGCAATGAAAAGGACAGATTCAATATTCGCCAGCGATTCCAGCCTTTCGACGGCAATCCGTCCGGTGACGAGGTTGCCTGCCTCCGGCCAGGAGATCACCTCGAAGCTGAGGGCGCGCAGCCGAGCCTTCAGCTGATCGGACCCGGCAGCGACGGTCAGATCGACTTCTGCCTTTCCGTCACGGACGAATTGTCTCTCCCCGGCTTCGGGAAGTCCTCCGGCCTTGAGGCGCGCGACCAGCATCGCGACCGGTGTATCCAGCTTTGACTTGTCTCCCAACTGGAATACCACCGTGGCAGTCGCGATAACCGGGACGGCTTGTCCGTTCAAGAGCGTGAGAGAATACTTCCATTGCTTTACTGCCTGGATGGCTGCTTCGTTCAGAAGCGGGTGCCCCTGGATTACGCGTGCCTCGGAGACATTCCCTTGTTCATCCACTTTGGCCTCCAACACCACCATGCCGGACACGTGAGCCCTCTTGGCAGCCTCGGGGTAGACCGGTTCCACTCTGCGAATGACATTTGTTTCCTGGACATTTCCTCCGACCCGCAGCGGCTGAACCTTGAGCGGCTTTGGAAAGGTCGGAGGCGGGGCGGCCGCTGGCAGGATTCCTCCGGCAGCGCTGCCGGACACCCCACCCACTATTCCTCCCACAACTCCACCTGCCACTCCACCTGCGATTCCCGAAACGCCGGCAACCGCCGGATATGCCCTGGGGCTGAAGCCACTCCCGGGAGTGTCGGTACCGAATACTCCCTGGTAACTGACCCCTTCCGGCATCTCGACGGGCACCACGACTTTTTTCGTCTTGCCTCCTTCCGAGATGACACGGTCTTCGACCGCCACGAATGAGGTGAACTGAGTCATCAGGTGGTGCTGCAATCCGAGTTCGATGATCGCCTCACGGACATCCGGGTGCGGGCTGCCACTCTGCATGCCGGCGAAATCCTGCGCCAAGAGGGCATTGATGCGCCTGCGCGCCCACAACTTGGCCAGCACATCGTGCTGCGCCTCAATGTCCGGCAGCGGCACCCGGAGATCCCGGATGACATCTCCGCTGCCGTCCTTGCCGCGCAGTCGCACGAAGACATTCCCGCCGTGCGCGTAACGTCCGCAAAGGACCACCGGCTCAGCACTGAAGAGGTCCGGAATCCGCTGCGGATAGACGTCCGTCACGGGCAGGCCGCTCCACGCGATCGTGATATCGGTCAGCAAAGGATTGCGGACGCGCTCATGAAAGCGCCGCGCGGCTGCCGTGGCATCGCCTGCCAGCGTGACGTACTCGACCGCGCCCCTGCCTTCCTCCGCCATCTTGTCGAGCAGGAACCGGTTCGGCGAGGTGCCGATCCCGAAAGCAAATACGCGCGCATTCGGATGTTTCTGCACCTCCGAGATGATCTGCATGTCGTTGCCCACCAGCCCATCTGTCATGAAGCAAACGATGCGCACGTGGCCTTGCTCATCCGATGGCTCCAGCGCCGCATGGATGGCTCGCATCATCTCGGTGCCTCCGCTGCCGCTGCTCGAGTCCAGCAGCGCCCGGGCCCGGGCCAGGTTGGCCGGTGTCGCCGGTACGGGCTGGGGAAAGAGAATGCGCGTGTCACCCGAAAAAGTGATCAGGTTGAAGGTGTCCTGGGGATAGAGCCCATCCAGCGCCATCTTCATGGTCTCCTTCGCCTTCTCGATGGGGAAGCCCTGCATCGAGCCGGAGGTGTCGAGGACGAAGACCAGCTCTTTGGGCACGACTTGTTCAGGGGCCACGCTCCGCGGAGGTTGCAGAATGAGCATGAAGTAGCCATCCGCGCCCGTCCTGTACGTCACCAGCCCGTCCTGCATCGACTGGCCCGCAACGTCATAGGAGAGGATGAAGTCTTTGTTCGGGATCACCGCCCGGTCGGCCAACTGCACCAGGGCGCTGTGACTGTCATGCCGGAGCACGGCAATCTCGTGTTGCGTTGAGCGCAAGTTGGTGAAGGGGACGCCCGACTCGATGCTGACCTCGATCGAGATGTCGTGGCCGGCGCGGATCCCCTTGGGCGCAACGGGCGGCGTGATGCGCGATGCGTCGCGAACCTTGTCGGTGTCCGCGGACCAGCCTCCGCCCTCCCTTCCTATCGGAATGCCGGGTATATAGCGAGGGCCCACGACCATGGGAAAGACAAAACTGTAGCCGCCGTTCTCATACTTCAGCATCTCGACATAGCTGATGGTGACTTCGACATTTTGTCCCGGCAGGATGTTGGCCACTTGCTGGTTGAAAATGTTCGGACGCTCCTGATCCAGCAGCGCCGCCAGTTTCCCTTGCGCGCGTGCCTGTTCATACACCGCCTTGGCTTCCTCCCTGCGCTTGATGATCCCTCGGATCGTCCGTGCGCCGACATGAATCACCATGTCATCGACGGCTGCCTCGTGGGGAAGGGGAAAAGTGTATATCGCTTCAATAGGATCTTTGAATGAGTTCAGGAAACTCTGGCGGACGGTGACCCGTGACAGGATGCCGCTGATTTCTCCCTTGACATCGGTGTGAACGAGAGGGCACAGCCCCAGGAATTGACCTGTTGCCGCGCGCGCCTGCAGGCATCCCTGCGTGTCGGCGGTCCCGGCCGCCTGCAGCGGAGGCGCGCAGCTGAACACGATTCCAAAAACTGAGGCGACGAGGCCGATCAAAGTCATCTGCGAGTAGACACACTTCCACTGCATATACTCCTCCCCTCAGAGTTTGCGATTTGTCTGATGCAGGGCCGGCGCACCGTGTGCGCGGCAATTCAGCGCCGGCTGATTAGACTCCCTGCCTCAAAGGAAGTTCCTTGGAGACCACGGCCGCGTGATTTGCTTCGAACCGGGACAAATCGGAATCGGGATCGCAATCGGAATCCTCAACCGGCAAAAGCCGATAGCGATCGCGATAGCGATTGCGATCCCGATTCTGATCACGAGCCACTTTGGAGGCCCGAGGTGTTTTTCATACGCAGGGGGGCCTCTCCGGTGCATAAGGGACTGTTCCCACAAGTGATGTAGTCGCGGCCCTTTATGGGATAAATGAAACTTTGTTGCATCATTTATATCTAATCCAATAGCCTTCAAATCACGCACTGGCGCGCGAAGGCGAAGGATAAGGAGGAGATCAAATGCGAGTGCGAAAAAGTAACCTGGTGTCGGCGATTCCTGCCGCCGTGCTGGCAATGCTGGTGGTCATTGGACTCACTGTTGCTCTGCCGGCGCGCGGTTCCGACCGGAATCATCCGAAAGCGACGAGCGTTGGCTTGGAGCGGGAGGTGAGGCATCAACTGGTGATGCTCCCCTATTTCAGCGTATTCGATGATCTGGAGTTTGAAATCAGGGACGACAATACGGTTGTTCTGTCCGGCGAGGTGACGCGTCCGACTTTGAGGAGCGACGCCGTAAACACTGTGCGCAAGCTGGCCGGTGTGGAAAGGGTCGTGGACCACATCGAGGTTCTGCCTCCCTCCCCAATGGATGACAGGATCCGCGTTGCCTTGTATCGTGCCATTTTCTCCAACGATCAGCTGGATCGATACGCGCTTCGGGCGGTGCCGCCGATCCATATTATCGTGAAAAATGGCCGGGTCACTCTGGTCGGGATCGTGGCGACAGAGGCGGACAAGGATGTCGCCGGGATAATCGCCAATCGGATGCCCGGCATTTTCAGCGTCACCAACGATTTGACCGTTGAAAAGAGAGGAGGGACGTCGTAGCCGCAGATTCGGGACCGAAACCTTACAACCACGAAATGCACGAGTCCCTGGAAAACTCTTTCCGTGTGTTTCGTGGTTTTTGTTTACGTGCGATCGCATCATGCAAATCTTCTCCGGCCCGGTGTACAATCTGTTCCCGCACTGTGCGGTCTTAGGGACGAAAACCATACAGCATGTGAGGACGTCATGAATCCAGTGATAGAAGTCATCAAGAGCCGCAGGTCCATCAGATCGTACGAGACCAAAGCAATACCCAAGGATATTCTGGGCACAATCATCGACGCCGCCAACCGGGCACCTTCCGGGATGAACACTCAGCCGTGGCGCTTTGTGGTGGTGGAGGATCCGGGTTTCAAGAAGAAGCTGCTCGAGACTGCAATTCCCAATTCCAAGAAGTATCTCGAGGACAACGTCAAGCCGGTCAACCCCCAGCGTTATGAGCTGATCCTCAGACGATATGCCGAGCTGGCGGATCCCATCTATTACGGTGCTCCGGCGATGGTTTTTGTGATCGGCGCCGGTCCGAATGCCGCGGATGCATGCCCCATGGCCTGCCAGAACATGATGCTCGTGGCGAAGTCGCTGGGCCTCGGAAGTTGCTGGGTCAAGTTCGGTTCCCTGGTCACCGACAATCCGGAGATCGTGAAGGGACTTGAACTCAAAGCAGACGAGAAGATCTACGGCCCCATCCTTCTCGGCTATGCCAAGGAATCGCCAAAATCTCCGGTGAAAAAGGATCCTGTGATCAAGTGGATCTAGAAGACCAGTGCGCCATTGAGTACTCCGGAGGCCTGGCCTCATCGCAAAAATCTCAGCGAAGAGCGCGTGGAAATCGCAGAGAGAGATTTAGCCCGGATTACTCATGAATGTGCGTCCAAAATGCGGTTGGGGACGCGGAAAAACGCCGACCGACGCCGACCGTCCGGTCTTGGTCGGTGTTTATCCGCGTCCAATTTTGTTGCTTTTCACGGGTGCGCGCTTCTGCTTCATGAATAATTCAGCTTGGGGCTCTCATGGATCTTTCCCATGCGATCTCCGCACCCTGCGTTGAGATTTTTGAGGTGCGATTGTGCTATTTTGCTGGCATGATTCCTGCCCATCGAGGTGTGCCGCAATGCACGCGGGAGAATTTCGAGCGGGATTTTGCCGGGCGGCATCTCCTGCATCAGGTCATTGCATGGTGGGCCGGCCGCAAGCCACATGATCCGGCGATCATCAGCTATGATCGCGGGCAGGCCGTCGACTGGCTCACCCTGGATCGGGTTTCTACGGACCTCGCCCTCGCTCTGTTCCGGCTGGGCTTCCGCAAAGGCGATTTCCTTGCCGCAGCGCTGCCCATGTCGCTCGAGCACATTTTTCTCGAGTATGCCTGTTTCAAGACGGGCGTAATCCACGTTCCGCTGGATCTCCGCCTGCGCGCCCCGGAAGTGGTTCGATGCCTCGAAATGCTCAAGCCGAAGGGTTTTGCGTACCTCGTCCCCGACCTGGCATCAGCGGCAAAAGCCAACTGCCCGTGGATTGAGCATTGGTTTGCGCAAGCCGATCTGGCAGAGATGATCGCGAAAGGCCCGAGCCCGCCTTCTTCAAGTCTGCAGTCCGCATTTGCCGAGGCTATGGCTGCCGTGGGGGAGAATGACGGGGCTCAGGTCATTTTCACCACTGGATCCACCGGTTCGCCGAAGGCTGCTCTGCTTTCCCATCGGAATATCACCTGCCAGAACATGTGCCTGGGTTCCGGCTTCGGATTTGCGGAGGAACGCATACTTCTCAACCTGCCCCCCTCGCATGTCGGGGGACAGGCCGAAGTGCTCATGACT
Encoded proteins:
- a CDS encoding nitroreductase family protein; the protein is MNPVIEVIKSRRSIRSYETKAIPKDILGTIIDAANRAPSGMNTQPWRFVVVEDPGFKKKLLETAIPNSKKYLEDNVKPVNPQRYELILRRYAELADPIYYGAPAMVFVIGAGPNAADACPMACQNMMLVAKSLGLGSCWVKFGSLVTDNPEIVKGLELKADEKIYGPILLGYAKESPKSPVKKDPVIKWI
- a CDS encoding BON domain-containing protein, whose amino-acid sequence is MLVVIGLTVALPARGSDRNHPKATSVGLEREVRHQLVMLPYFSVFDDLEFEIRDDNTVVLSGEVTRPTLRSDAVNTVRKLAGVERVVDHIEVLPPSPMDDRIRVALYRAIFSNDQLDRYALRAVPPIHIIVKNGRVTLVGIVATEADKDVAGIIANRMPGIFSVTNDLTVEKRGGTS
- a CDS encoding 4Fe-4S binding protein — translated: MERRQAAVLHSAPNIVAGLVTAIGYNPLRIEGHFSMASSGTPMDLYYRKGLPAASVVTLLFLLFASFFAFARGSFTDLRSSILNGGTLAFFCVILFLILYTGHIHRWRRIFFAAYAVAFAISFVWMTAGDRGHMWLLDREALYSQAPMCHIVVPMLILPLLFKKEIIFPTSFAGAGTMILLVAAIGLVFGRAFCSWGCFFGGQDELFAWLARTRRWKIRALKPTVRYFSFGLLAFIILHSFATMSPTYCFWLCPFKTSSEFIEVNSFIRVIQTFMFVSLWVLLAVFLPLISKKRIQCGLFCPMGAFLSCTSKINLFALKIDTGICKECNRCIEACPTFSLTRDSLTKGEPSIGCSKCGACIESCPEGAIGYSTRGVPFVSKGQLAAQSAARPGFWRRLGRELWDPDIVFIFGIFAVGTVMASNYFVDSVSRLLKFSLGI
- a CDS encoding DUF4926 domain-containing protein, encoding MEELQLLETVVATVDIPEDGIRAGDVGTVVDVYTQLSLAYEVEFVTADGSPRAQVTLAPDQIRRLTPLDVLTTRQLPAVG
- a CDS encoding TonB family protein gives rise to the protein MQWKCVYSQMTLIGLVASVFGIVFSCAPPLQAAGTADTQGCLQARAATGQFLGLCPLVHTDVKGEISGILSRVTVRQSFLNSFKDPIEAIYTFPLPHEAAVDDMVIHVGARTIRGIIKRREEAKAVYEQARAQGKLAALLDQERPNIFNQQVANILPGQNVEVTISYVEMLKYENGGYSFVFPMVVGPRYIPGIPIGREGGGWSADTDKVRDASRITPPVAPKGIRAGHDISIEVSIESGVPFTNLRSTQHEIAVLRHDSHSALVQLADRAVIPNKDFILSYDVAGQSMQDGLVTYRTGADGYFMLILQPPRSVAPEQVVPKELVFVLDTSGSMQGFPIEKAKETMKMALDGLYPQDTFNLITFSGDTRILFPQPVPATPANLARARALLDSSSGSGGTEMMRAIHAALEPSDEQGHVRIVCFMTDGLVGNDMQIISEVQKHPNARVFAFGIGTSPNRFLLDKMAEEGRGAVEYVTLAGDATAAARRFHERVRNPLLTDITIAWSGLPVTDVYPQRIPDLFSAEPVVLCGRYAHGGNVFVRLRGKDGSGDVIRDLRVPLPDIEAQHDVLAKLWARRRINALLAQDFAGMQSGSPHPDVREAIIELGLQHHLMTQFTSFVAVEDRVISEGGKTKKVVVPVEMPEGVSYQGVFGTDTPGSGFSPRAYPAVAGVSGIAGGVAGGVVGGIVGGVSGSAAGGILPAAAPPPTFPKPLKVQPLRVGGNVQETNVIRRVEPVYPEAAKRAHVSGMVVLEAKVDEQGNVSEARVIQGHPLLNEAAIQAVKQWKYSLTLLNGQAVPVIATATVVFQLGDKSKLDTPVAMLVARLKAGGLPEAGERQFVRDGKAEVDLTVAAGSDQLKARLRALSFEVISWPEAGNLVTGRIAVERLESLANIESVLFIAPHYRRDAKTPGL
- a CDS encoding sulfite exporter TauE/SafE family protein, which codes for MLARLSEAFLLGLSMGPACLGYCSPVFLPLVASEKHSGWRGSARTVGLFLLGRLAGYSLIGIAVGILGTLLLHSISATIYGAIRIFMGVVLILFGFMTDAAGLKWCPVQGRISNSRLFSLTLGLLTGLNLCPPFGAAIAGAATSPSIPSALFYFWAFFAGTAVYFAPLALISPLTRMEAFRQIARICLFLAGIWLVLEGILMSLGTNRP